From one Mycolicibacterium sp. HK-90 genomic stretch:
- a CDS encoding Re/Si-specific NAD(P)(+) transhydrogenase subunit alpha has translation MLIGIPRESLPGETRVAATPQTVGQIIKLGYEVVVESGAGAASSFSDAAYVDAGAEIGTPWDADVVLKVNAPDDAEIGKLRDGATLVSLISPALKPELVEKLSARPITVLAMDAVPRISRAQSLDVLSSMANIAGYRAVVEAAHSFGRFFTGQVTAAGKVPPAKVLVVGAGVAGLAAIGAAGSLGAIVRATDPRPEVADQVASLGGEYLSVANEQAEVSATGYAKEMDDDYKAREAALYAEQCKDVDIIVTTALIPGKPAPRIITAEMVASMKSGSVIVDMAAANGGNVEGTVKDQAIVTDNGVTIIGYTDLAGRLPAQASQLYGTNLVNLLKLLTPEKDGKVVLDWDDVVQRSVTVVRDGETTWPPPPVQVSAAPAAQPAAAAPAAKEEKKPMSTGRRLGVTFAVAAAIFALIAISPAALQVHLTVFALAIVIGYYVIGNVHHALHTPLMSVTNAISGIIVVGALLQIGQRDVVITALAFVAILLASINVFGGFAVTRRMLAMFSRS, from the coding sequence ATGCTCATCGGGATCCCGCGTGAGTCCCTACCAGGGGAAACGCGCGTCGCCGCCACGCCGCAGACAGTCGGGCAGATCATCAAGCTCGGCTATGAGGTAGTCGTAGAAAGCGGCGCCGGTGCTGCCTCGAGCTTCTCCGACGCGGCTTATGTAGATGCCGGCGCCGAGATCGGCACGCCGTGGGACGCCGACGTCGTCCTGAAGGTGAACGCGCCTGATGATGCCGAGATCGGCAAGCTGCGCGACGGAGCGACGCTGGTGAGCTTGATCTCACCCGCACTCAAGCCCGAACTGGTCGAGAAGCTGTCCGCGCGCCCCATCACGGTGCTTGCCATGGACGCGGTGCCGCGTATCTCGCGCGCCCAGTCACTGGACGTGTTGTCGTCGATGGCCAACATCGCCGGCTACCGCGCCGTGGTCGAGGCCGCCCACAGCTTCGGCCGGTTCTTCACCGGCCAGGTCACCGCCGCGGGCAAGGTCCCGCCGGCCAAGGTGCTCGTGGTGGGTGCCGGTGTGGCCGGTCTGGCCGCCATCGGCGCCGCCGGATCGCTGGGCGCCATCGTGCGCGCCACCGACCCGCGACCCGAGGTCGCCGACCAGGTCGCCTCCCTCGGCGGCGAGTACCTGTCCGTGGCGAACGAGCAGGCCGAGGTATCGGCCACCGGGTACGCCAAGGAGATGGACGACGACTACAAGGCCCGCGAGGCCGCGCTCTACGCCGAGCAGTGCAAGGACGTGGACATCATCGTCACGACCGCACTGATCCCCGGCAAGCCCGCGCCGCGCATCATCACCGCCGAGATGGTCGCGTCGATGAAGTCCGGCAGCGTCATCGTCGACATGGCCGCGGCCAACGGCGGCAACGTCGAGGGCACCGTCAAGGACCAGGCCATCGTCACCGACAACGGGGTGACGATCATCGGCTACACCGACCTGGCCGGCCGCCTGCCCGCCCAGGCCTCCCAGCTGTACGGCACCAACCTGGTGAACCTGCTCAAGCTGCTCACCCCCGAGAAGGACGGCAAGGTCGTCCTCGACTGGGACGACGTGGTGCAGCGCTCGGTGACCGTGGTGCGCGACGGCGAGACCACCTGGCCCCCGCCACCGGTGCAGGTCTCGGCGGCCCCGGCCGCCCAGCCCGCTGCCGCCGCCCCGGCGGCCAAGGAAGAGAAGAAGCCGATGTCCACCGGGCGCCGGCTCGGGGTCACCTTCGCCGTGGCGGCCGCGATCTTCGCGCTGATCGCGATCTCTCCGGCCGCGCTGCAGGTCCACCTGACCGTCTTCGCACTGGCGATCGTGATCGGCTACTACGTGATCGGCAATGTGCACCACGCACTGCACACCCCGCTGATGTCGGTGACCAACGCGATCTCCGGAATCATCGTGGTGGGCGCCCTGCTGCAGATCGGCCAACGCGACGTGGTCATCACCGCGCTGGCCTTCGTGGCGATCCTGCTGGCCAGTATCAACGTATTCGGCGGCTTCGCGGTGACGCGTCGCATGCTCGCGATGTTCTCCCGCAGCTAG
- a CDS encoding TetR/AcrR family transcriptional regulator: MTSTRTADFVRKLAEPDPAVLARVREPDPISTRILSATLEQAELVGIRRTTMEDVAKRSGVGRATLYRRFPTKDALIDALVLSEARQYLEGSAQARAHAENLEDRLVYGTVFTVTFLRDHALLKKLLRTEPETILPSLTIDAGAIIDFATDYSAAQLRTDLYGTDTTTPEQERHIRTVAELHTRLTLSFIVTPHTGIKLSTLDDTREYVRTYLLPMVTAGQS, translated from the coding sequence GTGACATCCACGCGAACAGCGGACTTCGTGCGCAAACTCGCCGAACCCGACCCGGCCGTGCTGGCCCGGGTGCGCGAGCCCGACCCGATCAGCACCCGGATCCTGAGCGCGACGCTCGAACAAGCCGAACTCGTCGGGATCCGGCGCACCACCATGGAGGACGTCGCCAAACGCAGCGGCGTCGGGCGCGCGACCCTCTACCGTCGCTTCCCCACCAAGGACGCCCTGATCGACGCGCTCGTGCTGTCCGAAGCACGGCAGTACCTCGAGGGCAGCGCACAAGCCAGGGCCCATGCCGAGAATCTCGAGGACCGCCTGGTCTACGGCACGGTCTTCACGGTGACGTTCCTGCGGGACCACGCACTGCTCAAGAAGCTCCTGCGCACCGAACCGGAGACGATCCTGCCCAGCCTGACCATCGATGCCGGCGCCATCATCGATTTCGCCACCGACTACTCAGCGGCACAGCTCCGCACCGACCTCTACGGCACGGACACCACCACGCCCGAACAAGAGCGCCACATCCGCACGGTAGCCGAACTGCACACCCGACTTACGTTGTCGTTCATCGTGACTCCGCATACCGGCATCAAACTCTCCACACTCGACGACACCCGTGAGTACGTGCGCACCTATCTGCTCCCGATGGTCACGGCGGGACAGTCATGA
- the pntB gene encoding Re/Si-specific NAD(P)(+) transhydrogenase subunit beta gives MFTLENVATAAYVVAALLFILALAGLSKHETSRAGNTFGIVGMAVALIATIALAFDRKIEPLGLALLIGAMIVGAAIGLWRAKVVEMTGMPELIALLHSFVGLAAVLVGWNGYLHVENHLAGAEATKLAGEGMLGIHSAEVFIGVFIGAVTFTGSIVANLKLSARMKSAPLMLPGKNFLNVGALVVFAALTVWFVIDPHLWLLIVVTVLALLLGWHLVASIGGGDMPVVVSMLNSYSGWAAAASGFLLGNDLLIITGALVGSSGAYLSYIMCKAMNRSFISVIAGGFGIEAGPAEDKDYGEHREINAEGAAELLAHADSVIITPGYGMAVAQAQYGVADLTRKLRERGVNVRFGIHPVAGRLPGHMNVLLAEAKVPYDIVLEMDEINDDFDGTSVVLVIGANDTVNPAAAEDPNSPIAGMPVLTVWNADNVIVFKRSMASGYAGVQNPLFFRENTQMLFGDARDRVNDILAALPVAEHV, from the coding sequence ATGTTCACCTTAGAAAACGTCGCCACGGCCGCATATGTCGTCGCGGCCTTGCTCTTCATCCTCGCTCTGGCCGGCCTCTCGAAGCACGAGACATCCAGGGCCGGTAACACTTTCGGCATCGTCGGCATGGCCGTCGCGCTGATCGCGACCATCGCGCTGGCCTTCGACCGCAAGATCGAACCGCTCGGCCTGGCCCTGTTGATCGGCGCCATGATCGTCGGCGCGGCGATCGGCCTGTGGCGGGCCAAGGTCGTCGAGATGACCGGCATGCCCGAGCTGATCGCGCTGCTGCACTCGTTCGTGGGTCTGGCCGCGGTGCTGGTCGGCTGGAACGGCTACCTGCACGTCGAGAACCATCTCGCCGGCGCCGAGGCCACCAAGCTGGCCGGCGAAGGCATGCTCGGCATCCACTCGGCCGAGGTGTTCATCGGCGTGTTCATCGGTGCGGTCACCTTCACCGGTTCGATCGTGGCCAACCTCAAGCTGTCGGCCCGTATGAAGTCCGCGCCGCTGATGCTGCCCGGCAAGAACTTCCTCAACGTCGGCGCGCTGGTCGTCTTCGCCGCACTGACCGTGTGGTTCGTCATCGACCCGCACCTGTGGCTGCTCATCGTGGTCACCGTGCTGGCGCTGCTTCTGGGCTGGCACCTGGTCGCCTCCATCGGCGGCGGCGACATGCCCGTCGTGGTGTCGATGCTGAACAGCTACTCGGGCTGGGCCGCGGCCGCATCCGGCTTCCTGCTCGGTAATGACCTGCTGATCATCACGGGCGCCCTGGTGGGCTCATCCGGTGCATACCTGTCCTACATCATGTGCAAGGCGATGAACCGGTCGTTCATCTCCGTGATCGCCGGCGGTTTCGGCATCGAGGCCGGCCCGGCCGAGGACAAGGATTACGGCGAGCACCGCGAGATCAACGCCGAAGGCGCGGCCGAGCTGCTCGCCCATGCCGACTCGGTGATCATCACGCCGGGCTACGGCATGGCTGTGGCCCAGGCCCAGTACGGTGTGGCCGATCTGACCCGCAAGCTGCGTGAGCGCGGCGTCAACGTCCGGTTCGGCATCCACCCGGTCGCCGGCCGCCTGCCCGGCCACATGAACGTGCTGCTGGCCGAGGCCAAGGTGCCCTACGACATCGTGCTCGAAATGGACGAGATCAACGACGACTTCGACGGCACCTCCGTAGTGCTCGTGATCGGCGCCAACGACACCGTGAACCCGGCCGCCGCCGAGGACCCGAACAGCCCGATCGCCGGCATGCCGGTGCTGACGGTGTGGAACGCGGACAACGTCATCGTGTTCAAGCGCTCGATGGCCTCGGGCTACGCCGGCGTGCAGAACCCGCTGTTCTTCCGGGAGAACACTCAGATGCTGTTCGGCGACGCCCGCGACCGCGTCAACGACATCCTCGCGGCGCTGCCCGTCGCGGAGCACGTCTAG
- a CDS encoding ROK family transcriptional regulator, with protein sequence MLHLLHRQRVVHLLRTDGPLARADLADRLGLSRPSITAIVSELIDEGTLVELDSRVEGPGYRGRPRKLLGCNPEARRVLAIWIDERRARVLIADATGNISHEDQTPTDGRTAASVIRSIIRIAEKMIDGPAGGPVAAAGICVPGFVDSTTGFVVESKILGWSGVELGKPISRALGVPTAAQDATQAMTLAETIAGAAQEVRSAVVLNCGGHVDVGLIIGGRPYAGATGVAGAIGHMPIAGSNAKCTCGRVGCVNASMSLHAMQSVAPQTEGVALKDIDLAAVAHDTSQNPHSQKIIHEVIDQIARTALLIEAVLDPQLLILSGLIVEFEQLIEALEARIEEVRPPERRGRTTTVRSQIGRDYRVAVIVALQQLDPDIAGLLRTPIP encoded by the coding sequence GTGCTCCACCTGTTGCATCGCCAGCGTGTCGTTCACCTGTTGCGTACGGACGGCCCACTCGCCCGGGCCGACTTGGCCGACCGCCTGGGACTCAGCCGACCGTCGATCACGGCGATCGTCAGCGAGTTGATCGACGAGGGAACCCTGGTCGAGCTGGACTCCCGCGTGGAAGGACCGGGCTACCGCGGCCGCCCCCGCAAATTGCTGGGCTGCAACCCGGAGGCGCGGCGCGTACTCGCCATCTGGATCGACGAACGTCGGGCCCGCGTCCTCATCGCCGACGCCACCGGCAACATCTCCCACGAGGACCAGACCCCCACCGACGGCCGGACCGCAGCATCGGTGATCCGCTCGATCATCCGGATCGCCGAGAAGATGATCGATGGACCCGCGGGCGGACCAGTCGCCGCGGCCGGCATCTGTGTACCCGGATTCGTGGACAGCACAACCGGATTCGTCGTCGAATCGAAAATACTCGGCTGGTCCGGAGTGGAACTGGGCAAGCCGATCTCCCGTGCGCTCGGAGTACCGACCGCGGCGCAGGATGCCACGCAGGCCATGACGCTCGCCGAGACCATTGCCGGCGCGGCACAGGAGGTGCGCTCCGCGGTGGTGCTCAATTGTGGCGGCCACGTCGATGTCGGCCTGATCATCGGCGGTCGACCCTATGCCGGGGCGACCGGAGTCGCCGGCGCGATCGGGCACATGCCCATCGCAGGCAGCAACGCGAAATGCACGTGCGGGCGCGTCGGTTGCGTCAACGCCAGCATGTCACTGCATGCCATGCAGTCCGTCGCCCCGCAGACCGAGGGGGTGGCGCTGAAGGACATCGACCTGGCTGCTGTCGCACACGATACGAGCCAGAACCCGCACTCCCAGAAGATCATCCACGAGGTGATCGACCAGATCGCGCGCACCGCACTCCTCATCGAAGCAGTGCTCGACCCGCAGCTTCTCATCCTGTCCGGGCTCATCGTCGAGTTCGAACAACTCATCGAGGCCCTCGAAGCCCGCATCGAGGAGGTCCGACCGCCCGAGCGGCGAGGCCGCACCACCACCGTGCGCTCACAGATCGGCCGGGACTACCGCGTCGCGGTCATCGTCGCGCTGCAACAACTCGATCCCGACATCGCCGGACTGCTGCGGACCCCGATTCCCTGA
- a CDS encoding cytochrome P450 encodes MSVGLWTHWVAMHAVPKVFMSLQGRTGNPLGSLISSHGRGIDPYPLMEEIRRRGPLIRTPFVWATADHAVSREILRDKRFGVTPPNGMEMPRPLRILLDRTDPKVANPVEPPAMVIVDPPDHTRYRQLVAQSFTPRAIDKLDTRVAEVTAELIDRLAGTPQPDLIADFASALPVAMIAEILGLPAETHAQLLDWGHHGSPLLDIGIPWRTYRRAIAGLRGLDGFLTEHFDRVRAGGPDDNPFSRMAADHTLTDHELAANAALLIGAGFETTVNLIGNGIVLLLRNPDQLARLRENPDLWPGAVDEILRIHSPVQMTARTARCDVEVAGRRLPAGSMVAVLLGGANHDPRVFPEPARFDITRPNAREHLAFASGIHVCLGAALARIEGATALRALFDAYPDVRLTEDPRPRGLVNLHGYLKLPALLGTRRTEPAGLVC; translated from the coding sequence ATGAGCGTCGGATTGTGGACACATTGGGTGGCGATGCATGCGGTGCCGAAGGTCTTCATGTCGCTTCAGGGCCGCACCGGCAATCCCCTCGGCTCGCTGATCTCCAGCCATGGCCGGGGCATCGACCCGTATCCGCTGATGGAGGAGATCAGGCGGCGGGGCCCACTGATCCGGACGCCGTTCGTGTGGGCCACCGCCGACCACGCCGTCAGCCGGGAGATTCTGCGCGACAAGCGGTTCGGCGTGACGCCGCCGAACGGTATGGAGATGCCGCGCCCGCTGCGGATCCTGCTGGATCGAACCGATCCCAAGGTCGCCAACCCGGTCGAGCCACCGGCGATGGTCATCGTCGACCCGCCCGATCACACTCGGTACCGGCAGTTGGTGGCTCAGAGTTTCACCCCGCGCGCGATCGACAAGCTGGACACCCGGGTGGCCGAGGTGACCGCCGAACTCATCGACCGGTTGGCCGGCACACCCCAGCCCGATCTGATCGCCGACTTCGCCTCCGCACTCCCGGTCGCCATGATCGCCGAGATCCTGGGTCTCCCCGCGGAAACTCATGCGCAACTGCTGGATTGGGGCCACCACGGGTCACCGCTCCTCGACATCGGGATCCCCTGGCGCACCTATCGACGCGCCATCGCCGGGCTTCGTGGTCTCGACGGATTCCTCACCGAGCATTTCGACCGGGTCCGTGCCGGTGGGCCGGACGACAATCCGTTCAGCCGGATGGCCGCGGACCACACGCTCACCGATCACGAACTCGCCGCCAACGCAGCACTTCTCATCGGCGCCGGGTTCGAAACCACGGTCAACCTGATCGGCAACGGCATCGTTCTGCTGCTCCGCAACCCCGACCAGCTGGCCCGTCTGCGGGAGAACCCTGACCTGTGGCCCGGGGCCGTCGACGAGATCCTGCGTATCCACAGCCCGGTGCAGATGACCGCGCGCACCGCCCGGTGCGACGTCGAGGTCGCCGGCCGGCGGTTACCGGCCGGGAGCATGGTCGCGGTGCTCCTCGGCGGGGCCAACCACGACCCGCGGGTGTTCCCCGAGCCGGCGCGGTTCGACATCACCCGCCCGAACGCCCGTGAGCACCTGGCCTTTGCGTCGGGCATCCACGTCTGCCTGGGGGCCGCACTGGCCCGCATCGAAGGCGCCACCGCGTTGCGCGCGCTCTTCGACGCCTATCCCGACGTGCGCCTGACCGAGGATCCGCGCCCGCGCGGCTTGGTCAATCTGCACGGATACCTCAAGCTGCCGGCCCTGCTGGGGACCCGGCGAACCGAGCCGGCCGGGCTGGTCTGCTGA
- a CDS encoding alpha/beta fold hydrolase, producing MKLRIAVTVLVLAVLALLVNQVLVTRTDRAAEPFAEGHVLALDGPDLNVREYGPPGERAVVLLHGYSASIEWWDRVAPQLARDQRVIAIDLVGHGGSEAPRDGTAYEAPAQATAVRNALTALGVRQAVLVGHSMGGAVSAEVARQYPDLVERVVVSDTPGADDLVTMPLLGQLVCWPVIGPALDRFRSVDAITEGSLQTGFAADYPVPDYAYRSLQRLTYAGVCDSTNGARPVVETLAALNKPVLVLWGDEDVLTPTAPNVERYTAAGLPPVMIDDSGHTPMIEQPDQFLAAVTPFIKNPAPAR from the coding sequence ATGAAACTGCGCATCGCCGTGACCGTGCTGGTGCTGGCGGTGCTGGCACTACTGGTGAACCAAGTGCTCGTCACCAGAACCGACCGCGCCGCCGAGCCGTTCGCAGAAGGCCACGTGCTGGCGTTGGACGGCCCCGACCTCAATGTGCGCGAGTACGGGCCGCCGGGTGAGCGTGCGGTGGTGCTGCTGCACGGCTACTCCGCCTCGATCGAGTGGTGGGACCGGGTGGCTCCGCAACTGGCCCGCGATCAGCGGGTGATCGCGATCGATCTGGTCGGCCACGGAGGCTCGGAGGCACCCCGTGACGGCACGGCGTATGAGGCCCCCGCGCAGGCCACGGCGGTGCGCAACGCCTTGACGGCACTGGGTGTTCGGCAGGCCGTGTTGGTGGGGCATTCGATGGGTGGCGCGGTCTCGGCCGAAGTGGCCCGGCAGTATCCGGATCTGGTGGAGCGGGTCGTGGTGTCCGACACCCCCGGCGCCGACGACCTGGTCACGATGCCGCTGCTCGGACAGCTGGTGTGCTGGCCCGTGATCGGGCCTGCGCTGGACCGGTTCCGCAGCGTCGACGCCATCACCGAGGGGTCGCTGCAGACCGGGTTCGCCGCGGACTATCCGGTGCCTGACTACGCGTACCGGTCATTGCAGCGCCTCACGTATGCCGGGGTGTGCGATTCGACCAACGGCGCTCGTCCTGTCGTGGAAACCCTTGCCGCACTGAACAAGCCGGTCCTGGTGCTGTGGGGTGACGAGGATGTGCTGACCCCGACGGCGCCGAATGTCGAGCGCTACACGGCCGCCGGTCTGCCGCCGGTGATGATCGACGATTCCGGGCACACGCCGATGATCGAGCAGCCCGATCAGTTCCTGGCCGCGGTGACGCCCTTCATCAAGAACCCAGCCCCCGCGAGATGA
- a CDS encoding magnesium transporter CorA family protein produces MTQVQGRVWRSGEPVDEFTFATISECLADEDTLVWADIYDPDTDALHELAGELGLNMWAVEDAVAPKERTKVSVYRTHTFFTVYAVDTDRPGADAVASLLVKHRISAFVLPRGLITVRLPSVNGAATEFDVSQVSHRFDDLGGQRWGVGSLVHALLDVVVDGHFEAVEALDDAIESLEDELFADGGPRHGLQRRTFQLRKDLVDLRRVVLPMREVVSTIQHRRLDSPAAPELDPLYADLYDHVLRASEWTESLRDMVTTVFETNLSLQDARLNTVMKKLTGWAAIIAVPTAITGFYGQNVMYPGINTVVGFIASSILIVVLVILLYVMFKRRDWL; encoded by the coding sequence ATGACACAGGTGCAGGGGCGGGTGTGGCGGTCGGGAGAACCCGTCGACGAATTCACGTTCGCGACCATCTCGGAGTGCCTGGCCGACGAGGACACCTTGGTGTGGGCCGACATCTACGACCCGGACACCGACGCGCTCCATGAACTCGCCGGCGAACTCGGCCTCAACATGTGGGCCGTCGAAGACGCCGTCGCGCCCAAGGAACGCACCAAGGTCTCGGTGTACCGCACCCACACGTTCTTCACGGTCTACGCCGTCGACACCGACCGCCCCGGTGCGGACGCCGTCGCGTCGCTCTTGGTGAAACATCGCATCTCGGCCTTCGTCCTTCCCCGCGGCCTGATCACCGTCCGGCTGCCCAGCGTCAACGGTGCGGCCACGGAGTTCGACGTGAGCCAGGTGTCGCACCGTTTCGACGACCTCGGCGGACAGCGGTGGGGCGTCGGGTCTCTGGTGCACGCCCTGCTCGACGTCGTCGTCGACGGTCACTTCGAGGCCGTCGAGGCGCTCGACGACGCCATCGAATCCCTCGAAGATGAGCTGTTCGCCGACGGCGGTCCGCGGCACGGCCTGCAACGCCGCACGTTTCAGCTCCGCAAGGACCTGGTCGATCTGCGCCGCGTGGTGTTGCCTATGCGGGAGGTGGTCAGCACCATCCAGCACCGCAGGCTCGACTCGCCCGCCGCGCCCGAGCTCGATCCGCTCTATGCGGACCTCTACGACCATGTGCTGCGCGCATCGGAGTGGACCGAATCGCTGCGCGACATGGTGACCACGGTGTTCGAGACCAACCTGTCCCTGCAGGACGCCCGGCTCAACACCGTGATGAAGAAACTGACCGGCTGGGCGGCGATCATCGCCGTGCCGACCGCCATCACGGGCTTCTACGGACAGAACGTGATGTACCCCGGAATCAACACGGTCGTGGGGTTCATCGCCAGCAGCATTTTGATTGTTGTGCTGGTCATCCTGTTGTATGTGATGTTCAAACGTCGTGACTGGCTGTAG
- a CDS encoding RidA family protein has product MNIVVPEWMRPMYDAHHFSPAVVDGDHLRCSGMIGIRPDMTVAEGPREQFSQAFENLRGLLAEAGLTFADVTDMTSYHVGLQEHVQVFGEVKDEFVAAPYPAWTAVGVTELAVPGALVEIQIIARMR; this is encoded by the coding sequence ATGAACATCGTTGTCCCCGAGTGGATGCGACCCATGTACGACGCCCACCATTTCTCCCCCGCGGTGGTCGACGGCGATCACCTGCGCTGCTCCGGGATGATCGGGATTCGGCCCGACATGACCGTCGCCGAAGGCCCGCGCGAGCAGTTCAGCCAGGCCTTCGAGAACCTGCGCGGGCTGCTCGCCGAAGCGGGGCTGACCTTCGCCGATGTCACCGACATGACCAGCTACCACGTCGGCCTGCAGGAGCACGTGCAGGTGTTCGGCGAGGTCAAGGACGAGTTCGTGGCCGCGCCGTACCCGGCCTGGACCGCCGTCGGCGTCACCGAGCTGGCGGTACCCGGCGCGCTGGTCGAGATCCAGATCATCGCCCGGATGCGTTGA
- a CDS encoding DUF3159 domain-containing protein → MTDSPLDGLMARVGGVSGMIYSALPVTVYATVSALSGRVPAIIAALVTAAAVFGWQLVRRESIRPALWGFVGVAGCALLALVTGQAKDFYLPGIWMSLASAIVMTLSILVRRPLVGVIWAWATGRDGSWRQVPGVRLVFNVVTAVLATVSWSRFLVQNYLYDTGQDGLLAVARLAMGWPLFVVTTTLVLLSARYAIRALPRSAT, encoded by the coding sequence ATGACCGATTCCCCACTCGACGGATTGATGGCACGCGTCGGCGGCGTCAGCGGAATGATCTACTCGGCACTTCCGGTCACCGTGTACGCGACGGTCTCGGCGCTCTCGGGGCGCGTACCCGCCATCATCGCCGCGCTGGTGACGGCGGCCGCCGTGTTCGGCTGGCAGCTGGTTCGCCGGGAATCGATCCGGCCCGCGCTGTGGGGATTCGTCGGAGTCGCGGGCTGCGCGCTGCTGGCGTTGGTCACCGGCCAGGCCAAAGACTTTTATCTGCCGGGTATCTGGATGTCCCTGGCGTCGGCCATCGTGATGACCCTCTCGATCCTCGTCCGCCGCCCGCTCGTCGGGGTCATCTGGGCCTGGGCCACCGGCCGTGACGGGTCCTGGCGCCAGGTTCCCGGGGTGCGTCTGGTCTTCAACGTCGTCACAGCGGTTCTGGCGACCGTGTCCTGGTCGCGGTTCCTGGTGCAGAACTACCTCTACGACACCGGTCAGGACGGGCTGCTCGCGGTGGCGCGCCTGGCGATGGGCTGGCCGTTGTTCGTCGTCACCACCACGCTGGTGTTGCTGAGTGCCCGCTATGCGATCCGGGCGCTGCCACGCTCGGCAACCTGA
- a CDS encoding acyl-CoA dehydrogenase family protein, with amino-acid sequence MSVDRLLPSDEARELIELTRDIADKVLDPIVDAHEKAETYPEGVFAQLGAAGLLSLPQPEEWGGGGQPYEVYLQVLEEIAARWAAVGVAVSVHSLSSHPLLAYGTEEQKQRWLPGMLSGEQIGAYSLSEPQAGSDAAALNCKATRDGDTYVLNGSKAWITHGGLADFYTLFARTGEGSKGISCFLVPGDLDGLSFGKPEEKMGLHAVPTTSAFYDNARLPADRLIGQEGQGLSIAFSALDSGRLGIAAVAVGIAQAALDEAVRYANERTTFGRKIADHQGLGFLLADMAAGVVSARATYLDAARRRDLGLPYSTQASVAKLVATDAAMKVTTDAVQVFGGVGYTRDFRVERYMREAKITQIFEGTNQIQRLVISRGLGS; translated from the coding sequence ATGTCGGTGGACCGCCTGCTCCCGTCCGATGAGGCTCGCGAGCTCATCGAGCTCACCCGTGACATCGCCGACAAGGTGCTCGATCCGATCGTCGATGCGCACGAGAAGGCCGAGACCTATCCCGAGGGCGTCTTCGCTCAACTCGGCGCCGCGGGTCTGCTGAGCCTTCCCCAGCCCGAGGAGTGGGGTGGCGGAGGGCAGCCCTACGAGGTCTACCTGCAGGTCCTCGAGGAGATCGCCGCGCGGTGGGCCGCGGTCGGCGTCGCGGTCAGCGTGCACAGTCTCTCGTCACACCCGCTGCTCGCCTACGGCACCGAGGAGCAGAAACAGCGCTGGCTGCCCGGCATGCTGTCCGGTGAGCAGATCGGCGCCTACAGCTTGTCCGAGCCGCAGGCCGGATCCGACGCCGCCGCCCTGAACTGCAAGGCGACCCGCGACGGTGACACCTACGTGCTCAACGGCTCGAAGGCGTGGATCACCCACGGCGGCCTGGCCGATTTCTACACCCTGTTCGCCCGCACCGGCGAGGGCAGCAAGGGCATCTCCTGCTTCCTGGTCCCCGGCGATCTCGACGGTCTGAGCTTCGGCAAGCCCGAGGAGAAGATGGGCTTGCACGCCGTGCCCACCACCTCCGCCTTCTACGACAATGCTCGCCTGCCGGCCGACCGGTTGATCGGGCAAGAGGGACAAGGCCTTTCGATCGCCTTCTCCGCGCTGGACTCCGGACGCCTCGGCATCGCCGCGGTGGCGGTCGGCATCGCACAGGCCGCCCTGGACGAAGCCGTCCGCTACGCCAACGAACGCACCACCTTCGGCCGCAAGATCGCCGACCATCAGGGACTCGGATTCCTGCTGGCCGACATGGCCGCCGGGGTCGTCAGCGCCCGCGCCACCTATCTGGACGCCGCGCGCCGTCGCGACCTCGGCCTGCCCTACTCCACCCAGGCCAGCGTCGCGAAACTCGTCGCCACCGACGCCGCGATGAAGGTCACCACCGACGCCGTGCAGGTGTTCGGCGGCGTCGGCTACACCCGCGACTTCCGGGTGGAGCGCTACATGCGGGAAGCCAAGATCACCCAGATCTTCGAGGGCACCAATCAGATTCAGCGCCTGGTCATCTCGCGGGGGCTGGGTTCTTGA